In Candida dubliniensis CD36 chromosome 6, complete sequence, the following are encoded in one genomic region:
- a CDS encoding conserved hypothetical protein (putative orthologue in C. albicans is located on chromosome R; gene product appears to be Candida specific;~shows some limited sequence similarity with subtelomeric Y'-related helicases, e.g. C. albicans YRF1 (Q59KM5)), which produces MDSIKTKRDHKDSCCIKLGILHEYVPERIFRPSNVQQIISSVERHVSIHQTTFKLQQYNRNEILNMSVSKNFPQLLRNFFLLDEIQKELPKHEQYEKLVKHPENDQQFFKRITSKPFLQEWQTNDVELFDQNGSRVTSIRPILFDSTIEPSLRLQKFFHPTTLPNELHGNTWITFKQSEEEVKSFITEVERLQNYTKNSKSKERYYLYCEYSNRNKRKNVKTSNKTNCQHKIRVTELKTGEFEIKWDLVHNHAFNPLKPTKSARDWLWKLINNQVDWSTCKLRLKNTDFMNHYDVFSDQYKITNSMFNYFKNKRELKIAYLDDNVVTSMKLWEKELNENNNIASFKKVKINDNGFDTESIDNEYIDENDTWFFGIIIKSQLSYMRDPETVFLDATHKLGYGPNDQDIFVYNFIVKSSLTGKGTPIAFLITNKQSHEPLAAFLKLFVDHNIKIKRFIIDCSPTEVKAIERGYNNYTNDADITYCTWHLLRTFRKNVNSCVKLSVTSSENDHTAQQNPENEVIDTNFLMQLAQNAVSLQSNLTTGSCMDDVITNRKIALVDLMELKRMKTFEDANTKLAEIQEKYHMYPQFVQYVLYKFNSSGKYWLNCQTKFHELTNNYVEAFHSVIKTYYFSRRRKYRVDRIIYILVERVISHQRGQHMAYNINPNKRVADKAEKLAKNEANNLPASDIDSMVRISPNNIEVKSFTSSCFYKIEKNSLNIHYCSCPSFQGSIDWCKHLFLYLRVRRKNGNNIALVQEEEEEEEENMDINVPLNYNGKNDTVIGDDEYLIERMDSLDVESGEFEEEDGTIMDDYSQPEIPPMSPPPTSVPTYDTQENINIETLNPANREENEENEYTVDDPDTVSLFQLPESQISYTDTQIAVSSIQQPPNLTNQDENRTNEVSNEEFDRLFKKCGKGISNHSKKRPSLEKKYDNAIKTLKRIKADIGKQKKKDDDISQRWTEIQEIYTRVINTELSEEERQDKLEEMKQFYYSLLPNSNRRQSRY; this is translated from the coding sequence ATGGACAGcataaaaacaaaacgTGATCATAAAGATTCGTGTTGCATCAAATTGGGCATTTTACACGAATATGTTCCTGAACGAATTTTTCGACCATCAAATGTCCAACAAATTATATCATCAGTTGAAAGGCACGTCAGTATACATCAAACTACTTTCAAATTACAACAGTACAACAGAAACgaaattttaaatatgagcgtttcaaaaaattttccaCAACTTctaagaaatttttttctattgGATGAAATCCAGAAGGAATTACCAAAGCACGAACAATACGAAAAATTGGTCAAACACCCAGAGAACGaccaacaattttttaaaagaatcaCTAGCAAACCTTTTCTTCAAGAATGGCAAACCAATGATGTGGAATTATTTGACCAAAATGGTTCAAGAGTAACATCGATTCGTCcaattttgtttgattcCACTATTGAACCATCCCTTAGACTCCAAAAGTTTTTCCACCCCACAACATTGCCAAATGAGTTACACGGCAACACTTGGATTACTTTTAAACAgtcagaagaagaagtaaaGTCATTTATTACAGAAGTTGAACGTCTCCAAAATTATACTAAGAATAGTAAAAGCAAGGAGCGGTATTACCTTTATTGTGAGTATTCGAATCGAAACAAAAGGAAAAATGTCAAAActtcaaataaaacaaattgtcAACATAAAATAAGAGTCACTGAACTTAAAACTGgggaatttgaaatcaaatggGATTTGGTACACAATCATGCTTTCAACCCCTTGAAACCAACCAAATCTGCCAGAGATTGGTTGTggaaattgattaataatcaGGTAGATTGGTCAACTTGTAAATTgagattgaaaaatacaGATTTTATGAATCATTACGATGTATTCAGTGACCAATATAAGATTACAAATAGCATgtttaattatttcaaaaataaacgTGAGCTAAAGATAGCTTATTTAGATGACAATGTTGTCACTAGTATGAAACTATGGGAAAAGGAACTTAACgaaaataataacattGCGAGTTTTAAAAAGgtgaaaataaatgataatggtTTTGATACTGAGAGTATCGACAATGAGTATATTGACGAAAATGATACCTGGTTTTTTGGTATTATAATTAAGTCCCAATTATCCTATATGAGGGACCCGGAGACAGTATTCTTGGACGCTACACATAAGTTGGGATATGGTCCGAATGACCAAGatatatttgtttataattttattgttaaGAGCTCCTTAACAGGAAAAGGTACGCCTATTGCATTTTTGATAACTAACAAGCAGTCACACGAGCCATTGGCCGCTTTCCTAAAGCTATTTGTTGATCATAACATTAAAATTAAGAGGTTCATTATAGACTGCCTGCCGACTGAGGTAAAAGCAATAGAAAGGGGATATAATAATTACACTAATGATGCTGACATAACATACTGTACATGGCATTTACTTCGAACTTTTAGAAAAAATGTTAATTCTTGTGTTAAATTATCTGTCACATCATCCGAAAATGATCATACCGCTCAACAAAATCCTGAAAATGAAGTAATTGATACTAACTTTTTAATGCAGCTTGCACAAAACGCAGTGTCTTTGCAATCCAACTTAACTACAGGAAGCTGCATGGACGATGTAATTACAAATAGAAAAATAGCTCTTGTGGACTTAATGGAATTAAAGAGGATGAAAACCTTTGAAGACGCTAATACCAAACTAGCAGAAATTCAAGAAAAGTATCATATGTATCCACAGTTTGTTCAATATGTCCTTTATAAATTTAACTCTTCTGGTAAGTATTGGTTGAATTGCCAGACGAAGTTCCACGAATTAACCAATAATTATGTGGAAGCATTCCACAGTGTCATAAAAACATATTACTTTAGCCGTAGGCGAAAGTACCGCGTGGATAGAATCATCTATATTTTAGTGGAAAGGGTTATCTCACATCAGCGAGGTCAACACATGGCATACAACATTAATCCGAATAAACGTGTTGCTGATAAAGCAGAAAAGCTAGCGAAAAACGAAGCTAACAATCTCCCTGCTAGTGATATTGATCTGATGGTGAGGATATCAcctaataatattgaagtTAAATCATTTACAAGCTCGTGTTTCTACAAAATAGAgaaaaattctttaaacATTCATTACTGCAGTTGTCCAAGTTTCCAAGGGTCAATTGATTGGTGTaaacatttatttttatatttaagAGTAAGAAGAAAGAATGGAAATAATATTGCACTAGtgcaagaagaagaagaagaagaggaagaaaatATGGATATCAACGTTCCTTTAAATTATAATGGTAAAAATGATACAGTCATTGGCGATGATGAATATCTAATAGAGCGAATGGATAGTTTAGATGTGGAAAGTGGTGAATTTGAAGAGGAGGATGGCACAATCATGGATGATTATTCCCAACCGGAAATACCACCGATGAGTCCACCACCGACGAGTGTACCAACATATGATACAcaagaaaatataaatattgaaacaTTGAATCCTGCTAACagagaagaaaatgaagaaaatgagTATACAGTAGATGATCCGGATACTGTGAGCTTGTTTCAACTTCCAGAATCACAAATCAGTTATACTGACACTCAAATAGCCGTCTCCCTGATTCAACAACCACCTAATTTGACCAACCAAGATGAAAACAGAACTAATGAGGTATCCAACGAAGAATTTGATcgattatttaaaaaatgtGGTAAGGGTATTAGTAATCATAGTAAAAAACGCCCGTCTTTAGAGAAAAAGTACGAT